Below is a window of Dehalococcoidales bacterium DNA.
CTCCAGGGTAGCGATAAGCTCCCCGGCCTCGCTGCTGCTGATATGACCGGCGCTGTAGTCCCGCATCCTGCCGTCGTGTACCGCCACGAGATTACACCGGAAGACGACCTCGTCCTCATCGATAGTAACGCCCATATTCCTCGCCTCAATGGCGGCCCTGCCAATCCGGTACCGTCCCGGGTCATAGCCGAGCAGCGACATACAGGCACAGGCACTGTCAGGCTCCATCCCCGCCGGAACGGTACGGACAAGCCCCACGGTACCCTCCTGCGCCATCGCATCCAGATTTGGCGTATGCGCCAGCTCCAGAGAGGTCTTACCTCCCCGCTCCGCAAGCGGCCAGCCAGCCGCACCATCAATTATCAGAACGCAGTATTTCAAAATCGCCCCCGGTGAGGACACATTATATTCCAAAAGTCCGAGACAGCCCAAATCACACTCCGGCACTCTTCCGGAAAGGTTATTGTTGCCGAAACCGGTCGATTCTGTCTATAATACCAGTGCCGGGGTGTAGCGCAGATGGCAGCGCGCAGCGTTCGGGACGCTGAGGTCGGAGGTTCAAGTCCTCTCACCCCGACCATCACCCGAACCGGCTACCCCCTTTTTGGCTTTTCTTTTCCACTAAATAAGAACTGCCCCTCTGAAAGTCAGATGTTTCCAGGGCAGCTCCTACAGTTATTATACCGCAAAGTCAATACTGGGTACAGCTATGAATGCTGCTTTTTTCTCCGCTCAACTCATCGACGACATTCGGCAACTGCGTGGCGCCGCCATAAGCACGGGGGTAATGGAGTGGCGTAGAACTCTATCGGCTACACTACCGAGGGCCCAACGGGTGATCCCCGACCTTCCGTGTGTGCTCATGATAATCAGGTCCACCCCGTTTTTCTCGGCATAGCTCACTATCTCTTCGGCGGGCATTCCGTGGACCACGGCAGTCTTGACAATCAGGCCATCCTGCTTCATTTTCTCGGCCACCTTGGTCAGATAGTCCTTGCCATAGGCCTCTTCTTTCACCTCTCCCTGGTGGAGTTCTTCTTCCGTAAGACCGACGTGCCGGTAGTGCATTTCGCCTTTATGGTAGGGCTCGACGACATACAGCAAGACGACTTCGGGGTTTTGACACCCCTTAGCCACTGCCCTCAGGTGCCCCAGAGTGCACTCTGAGAATTCTGAACCATCCAACGGGGCTAGTATTTTTCTGTACATTTTCCCTCCTTGATATTCCTAATTTTAGTATGTTTAGAGCGTCACCGCCGACCTGCCCCCGGTAGTGATACTAATTCTTAGGTCATTGCCGCGCCGGAATAGTTTCAGGAGATATAACCAGCGGGACCTCAATCATATTTATAATGCCAATCAAACATAGATGTCAATACACAAGGCTAACCTGCCCTTTTTTGCGAGATTATTACTCTTATTAACCCCTGCATTATGTTTAGGGCAGGTACTTGCTGCCGATACTCAAGGTAATCGTCGCCAAACTTCTTAATGAGCGCCTCCTCCTCTTTCCTTTGTACGACTGTATAGAGAAGTATTACCACAACGTAGGCAACTATACACGCAATGGACAGCCTCCAGAGCATAAGCCCGAAACAAAGCATGAATACCGCTAGTGCCATCGGGTGTCTTATGTATCGGTATATCCCCGAGGTCACCATGCGGTCAATCTCTAGATGACGGCCTTTTTCTGGAGCTCCTCTTGCCCTCAGTGCAGTCAATGCGAATAAGTAGGTGGAGACGCTGACCAAAACAATACTAAGCCCGGCTATCTGCAGCACTCCCGTGTTAGCAAGCATTCTATGAAATACTCCACCGAAGATCACTTCGGAAACTGGGAGGAAACTAAAGAGTAATGTGCCGAAAAAGACGGACAGGCTCAGGTGACCGTAGAGTTCAGAAGCTTTTTCCCTCTCTCGGATTGTCATTACAATATTCCATACCGTCAGTGAACCAAAGACGATAAGCCCTGATAAGTCAGTCAGAATATCTCTATACCCCTCTTCCAGGGCAACCCCCTGCCCCCTGTATCTGTCTCAAGGAATGATATGTGCTACCCAAATTATAACAAAATAATAGCCTGCCCTTTTTCTAACTCAGCAAGTAGGGGCATATCTCTACAGTATCGTCGGGTTGCGTTGCCTTCGTATTTAGGTAGGGTAGAGTGTTGACAAAGTGTTACTCGCAAATTAAAATCTATCCCTAACAACGTCCAGAGTCGTGCGATTTCCCACCCGGAGGACATTCTTGGAAGAGAACTGTACAGTAAACAGAAAAAGAGACCTACGGAAATGGGAACTTATCGGTATTGCTGTTGTTGCGAGCCTGGGTGCGATGTTTCATTTTGTTTTCGAATGGTCTGGTGGACTACCGCCTGTCGGTGCCATTGCCCCCGTTAATGAGAGTGTATTTGAGCACCTTAAGATGACTTACTGGCCAGCCTTGTTTTATGCCGCGATTGAATATCGGCATATCAAAGAATACACAAAGAATTTCGTGGCTGCCAAAACCGCCAGTCTCTATATAATGCCACTGACTATCATTGCTGGTTTCTATGCATACACAACCATTACTGGTACCGAAAGCCTGATAGCTGACATCTCACTATTCATTGGGGCAGTAGCCCTCGGCCAATTCGCAAGCTACAAGATAATGATTAAAAAGCCCTTATCGTCAGCACTTTACAGAGCAGCTATGGTAGGCTTAATCTCACTGGGCATAATCTATGCGGTTTTCACTTTCTATCCGCCTCATTTACCTATGTTTATGGACTCGACAACCGGGACATATGGCATACATTAATAAA
It encodes the following:
- a CDS encoding universal stress protein, with product MYRKILAPLDGSEFSECTLGHLRAVAKGCQNPEVVLLYVVEPYHKGEMHYRHVGLTEEELHQGEVKEEAYGKDYLTKVAEKMKQDGLIVKTAVVHGMPAEEIVSYAEKNGVDLIIMSTHGRSGITRWALGSVADRVLRHSITPVLMAAPRSCRMSSMS
- a CDS encoding DUF6512 family protein; this encodes MEENCTVNRKRDLRKWELIGIAVVASLGAMFHFVFEWSGGLPPVGAIAPVNESVFEHLKMTYWPALFYAAIEYRHIKEYTKNFVAAKTASLYIMPLTIIAGFYAYTTITGTESLIADISLFIGAVALGQFASYKIMIKKPLSSALYRAAMVGLISLGIIYAVFTFYPPHLPMFMDSTTGTYGIH
- a CDS encoding isoprenylcysteine carboxylmethyltransferase family protein; this encodes MTIREREKASELYGHLSLSVFFGTLLFSFLPVSEVIFGGVFHRMLANTGVLQIAGLSIVLVSVSTYLFALTALRARGAPEKGRHLEIDRMVTSGIYRYIRHPMALAVFMLCFGLMLWRLSIACIVAYVVVILLYTVVQRKEEEALIKKFGDDYLEYRQQVPALNIMQGLIRVIISQKRAG